One window from the genome of Amblyraja radiata isolate CabotCenter1 chromosome X, sAmbRad1.1.pri, whole genome shotgun sequence encodes:
- the LOC116968225 gene encoding microtubule-associated protein 1A-like, translating to MATAAGSAPLDSAPRPLQLQHQGQRLSAAAQPGSAPRPLQLQHHGQRPPAAGAPTSAPGTAATRPNHTHYILIVIGEISTDDQLRAAILHVEQGVRSWDVDLTSFDLDQQLRHFVTRHSAQFSSDVRGQKTLHHRSDELESVVLVNPTEHTVASEVHALVTDSSQHKLLILCGQTTEHGGDLILQTGTYTFQRFVETFADAEVTELLSSAEAESKACITICHPGEGDWSNLKQHNLQGFIHLKLNPAATLPEMDGVSEFTEYLTESVEVPSPFDLLEPPTSGGFLKLSKPCCYIFPGGRGDSALFAVNGFNILVDGGSERRSCFWKLVRHLDRIDSILLTHIGADNLPGINGLLQRKIAEQDEEQSQGSTTYSDWIKNLISPELGVVFFNVPEKLKMQEPSMKVKRSIEEACLSLQYLTKLGIKAEPLNRVVGATIDPISLFHKMGVGRLDMYILNPVKDSKEMQFLMQKWAGNSKAKTGILLPNGKEGEISVPYLTSITALVVWHPANPSEKIVRVLFPGNAPQNKILEGLEKLKHLDFLKYPVATQKDLAGGITPPAVKQTKVRQRTDSKESLKSSPKPAAPKAARKEEAAEETTAKHPEVKTEPLRENKLEKKEEKKAKSEVEKAAMDAIKTEKKKLAKEKTVKKHAKDKLAKSEEKKDKEKKEIKKEKKEVKKEDVKKEEKKEVKKDEKKKEAKKESKKLIKADLKPFTPEVRKTLHKAKAPGKKSDPAKSKVAKEAVEAKSEPKLVKKVPTESTTVQLQEERSVMSSPEDLSKDFEQLQTEEAAKVTEPAQRPEAGEIAAVTAAEGRPPDLPDVGPHQEETPEPPTSDTKPSPEPPGEGVIPPAAEDIPPLEVLQPESSMEKVLEDEGAALEESLEMSELEEKVVRTGKEDEEGFAQDGLETPRDEVGEEYPSEEQVGLPEGSEKEVGRKAEEEEMEKCERYIESMETREQNEDSEGEEVVEKAELEETVEGVDEDKKVKAKEKEDTLHDEQEVIAKRDEDLPERDSPAAEGKQTPTPDAKLAKTKEEPMPTPVLPAPGAVGEPVSYIQDETIPGYSETEQTISDEEIHDEQEDHMSHLKYEVDTYNISVPDDTRSFDAVHGMKEIRAMAAKGFVRMEPEIVVYPSEMAAAPLAEEEHISSAASITECDKMSSFATSVAEDQSVASVTAPQTEETGKSSLMLDTVNSMASSRTEATQGRDYIPSAGTISPTSSLEEDKYFKSPPSEDFRPIAEAVAKMGEWEEEEEEEEDDEDQTPNVEIPTKLKEQYTAMFPEMGTPAPLLAAEFTAYDQTTDLQGVDNKPKHSLHFEDDLPDSNEKCISPDESTVKMASPTQSGPTSAGHTPFHQSPVEERTDSVETELEDQATQEASLFTEEPLRSEDLSSSGQSPLGELPPKPVSQGELALHSDVFQPGLTSKEDMMHSPEFRAIEKMEKDAHETEHAATEKMERDIQDWKPALPKAEIPEEKEPAAEKVREEFLKEKEDIGKMEKPAEKSATPEVVPASKPTKDETLSLDVLKQEPTSIEKTVKEEASTVPDKMTKESPEKQPAAAEIVEQKAISPDEAKSKEEDLGKISLDVGKSEKVRSEKDDLDKRPGDVGSVEREISDKKSIDDNKVEQKELEKISLDVGTGEKVELKHKAFEDEHMDKDLQRRAGDTDKILHEELEKMSTDVGKSKKEELKKEESEKEVSIHHGEEDNEELKSTPFAVEHLEKIDHEVSEKTSMGAGTSKPEELGKISIDFGKSEKEDMEKAPGYVGKVEQGIQEKSINDGKTEDKEMKQMSMDIGKTEKTENGKKDLEKIPGGVVKIEEEAAVKKPIGDGKIECEELEKVPVDVGKMGKEDLVKGTEGVGTVAQETPVKKSSDDTKMEDKHSEKISLDVDTTEKVGSEKEDLKKSPGVVEKTEQEVMEKKTIGDTKIEHKALEKTCPAVGRIEQEELEQESFDVDKVSKQDVVAETGKKVEDVEKMDKELPEKNAEGKEKGIFPSKPPDVLESGIVASGEMGQDPEKRPADVEKTEKFVLEIERTTGKVDKDIEQKVSVESKDMQEKLQSITQKISSGDSEQGYAATEDVHFTCGYLPIVTPGTYLIEIEDKLKDQAEKIAEAIYSSEDEDLSDIIELMPITGKFSKPIDEEELSKQPISKDMTPADSKGVELKETNLLPSLYPTCEPVADVSTGGMTPKEQVTDEAVPEGIAAKLHTGEPPHTSPTGERVSPSETDVRSRCAVIADTQPPVDYSKWDPSSYQYYLQEDTKVTTALSQTPSPEDLPSEIFMAEDRLAGSKDKETGSEAKYSYYTEEWKESTGGADYSWSVPASDGAFDKASESKPLAATSPHPEDSWTAAKSTLPADTTTVGTILSTSKESAGEEDVKKLGEIPREEGRTSQERAYLPPEGSVPTDVLRESTALTYGKVFTSDEHIFSRSTPSPTEEQDVPLTQLDYHAAIFSEAKWSGTGLHTEDSHTSVRKGYSSTEGYKDLDAGMKAFTCAEVDKTSTVSGLEDLSEPQKEVEPRGFHHLSRQLDSPFEVAWEAKETEREPSLRMSPIEKEPSWSGAHCPEPTTHATPAEQEARTTGFSEFPEPPTTLPPTYRDVLATSTWSDAKGKEHSGATLEHSLGEDIQADSLSPVSPDGRKTSSLSSPESKDSLSPSLPYAVAPRPDANVFGIGAARQNEPDSNILSYYEKEVEESSSDSELEKGAKEKSEKESPAGQWDTGKAPSLGVRAGAEGRARTMSPCPEQWLEERPREQSPAKWETDHTSPGQVERDLPCPTDHKDVLHYGLDYPCRREEEMASTTGERSTMGQLGGTGREEEQRPSKDTHLEGLVKLPFPDSDVPTQDVPRTTAQPEHIDHSFTTKEAEPSGAQFKYSSHSEERTFAAPLPPEATGVKDEYLEVSQQGAPTPGSAHELTTCPQGAAPDVQGGPEIRPVGQEAAAGTFPSLTTGPPAAAPARSLVEVSPLVPADEAPSQAAETEEPGQAPAEHSPGYLCDIEDSTLSCRVECQRSAPKPEGEGTGTAAEGVKAVSGTEEPQASGVAAETTPAARPSSISSSERGSPWPSKDDLSPSFINPSPQPELEEGAVEGSGPQSRPRAPRHPRGAQDSPPTSGSESPPLNSDSDVPPETEDCPSITAEAPIDSDEEGDVLPVDKNSGPGPDPLPAPAADPQPLPPRPDVCMVDPEVLGLEPVKPLKKELKDKAKGARKTAKSKAASPGRKLDPKTKHPAKPASPKDASERSPKAASTKKKEKEAAEKPSRASRASETQASRAEDRDDISRSSQPTLGKALVNGIKPSSAGGSTKTSSGVPAGPPVYVDLAYIPNHCSGKNVDQEFFKRVRSSYYVVSGNDPGSGEPSRAVLDALLDGKSQWGNNLQVTLIPTHDTEVTREWYQQTHERQQELNIMVLASSSTVVMQDESFPACKIEF from the exons GCCAGAAGACCCTCCACCACAGGAGTGATGAGCTGGAATCCGTGGTCCTGGTAAACCCCACAGAGCACACTGTCGCCTCTGAG GTTCACGCTCTCGTGACCGACTCGTCCCAGCACAAGCTCCTGATTCTGTGCGGACAAACGACAGAACACGGAGGAGACCTGATACTACAGACTGGGACGTACACCTTTCAAAGATTCGTCGAGACCTTCGCAGACGCTGAG GTGACGGAGCTGTTGAGCAGCGCTGAAGCCGAGTCCAAGGCTTGCATCACCATTTGCCACCCTGGCGAGGGGGACTGGAGCAACCTCAAGCAGCACAACCTCCAGGGATTCATCCACCTCAAGCTGAACCCAGCAGCCACACTGCCGGAGATGGATGGGGTCTCGGAGTTCACCGAGTACCTGACCGAGTCGGTGGAGGTCCCCTCACCCTTCGACCTGCTGGAACCCCCCACCTCGGGCGGCTTCCTCAAGCTGTCCAAGCCATGCTGCTACATCTTCCCCGGCGGCAGGGGGGACTCTGCCCTCTTCGCCGTCAACGGCTTCAACATCCTGGTGGACGGCGGCTCGGAGCGGCGGTCGTGCTTCTGGAAGCTGGTCCGCCACCTGGACAGGATCGACTCCATTCTCCTGACGCACATCGGGGCGGACAACCTGCCCGGCATTAACGGGCTGCTCCAGAGGAAGATCGCGGAGCAAGACGAGGAACAGTCGCAAGGCTCCACCACGTACAGCGACTGGATCAAGAACCTCATCTCCCCGGAGCTGGGAGTGGTCTTTTTCAACGTGCCCGAGAAACTAAAAATGCAGGAACCCTCTATGAAGGTCAAGCGGAGCATTGAAGAAGCTTGCCTGTCGCTACAGTACTTGACTAAGCTGGGAATCAAAGCCGAGCCCCTCAACAGAGTTGTCGGGGCTACTATTGACCCCATCTCACTCTTCCACAAAATGGGCGTTGGCCGATTGGACATGTACATCCTCAACCCAGTCAAAGACAGCAAGGAGATGCAGTTCCTGATGCAAAAGTGGGCAGGGAACAGCAAAGCCAAGACTGGCATCCTCCTGCCCAACGGCAAAGAGGGCGAGATTTCCGTCCCATATCTCACGTCCATCACGGCCCTGGTGGTGTGGCACCCTGCCAACCCTTCCGAGAAGATAGTCCGGGTCTTGTTCCCGGGCAACGCTCCGCAGAACAAGATCCTGGAAGGGCTGGAGAAGCTGAAGCACCTGGATTTCCTCAAGTATCCTGTGGCCACGCAGAAGGACCTGGCTGGAGGCATCACCCCGCCCGCGGTGAAGCAGACCAAAGTGCGGCAGAGAACCGACAGCAAGGAGAGCCTCAAGTCCTCGCCCAAGCCCGCCGCTCCCAAGGCAGCGAGGAAGGAGGAGGCAGCTGAAGAAACGACGGCAAAGCACCCGGAGGTTAAGACGGAGCCGTTGAGAGAGAACAAGTTGgagaagaaagaagagaagaaggCAAAGTCGGAGGTGGAGAAAGCCGCGATGGACGCCATTAAAACGGAAAAGAAAAAACTGGCCAAGGAGAAGACAGTGAAGAAGCACGCCAAGGACAAGTTGGCAAAGTCGGAGGAGAAGAAGGACAAGGAGAAAAAAGAGATCAAAAAAGAAAAGAAGGAGGTGAAGAAAGAGGATGTGAAAAAAGAAGAGAAAAAGGAGGTTAAGAAAGATGAGAAGAAGAAAGAGGCCAAGAAGGAATCGAAGAAGCTGATCAAAGCGGACTTAAAGCCTTTCACTCCTGAAGTCAGGAAGACTCTACACAAAGCCAAGGCCCCAGGCAAGAAATCAGACCCGGCCAAAAGCAAAGTGGCTaaagaggctgtggaggcaaagagtgAACCAAAGCTCGTCAAGAAGGTCCCGACAGAGTCCACCACTGTGCAGTTACAGGAGGAGAGGTCAGTCATGTCTTCGCCAGAGGATCTGTCCAAGGACTTTGAGCAGCTGCAGACTGAAGAGGCGGCCAAGGTCACAGAGCCCGCCCAACGTCCCGAGGCAGGGGAGATCGCCGCGGTGACAGCAGCAGAGGGGAGACCACCGGACCTGCCCGACGTTGGTCCTCACCAGGAGGAGACCCCTGAACCACCCACCTCCGACACCAAACCCTCTCCCGAACCTCCGGGCGAGGGGGTAATCCCACCAGCCGCGGAGGACATCCCACCTCTCGAGGTTCTCCAGCCCGAGTCTTCGATGGAGAAGGTTCTCGAAGACGAGGGTGCTGCGTTGGAGGAGTCTCTGGAAATGAGTGAGTTGGAAGAAAAGGTGGTGAGGACAGGGAAGGAAGATGAGGAAGGGTTTGCTCAGGATGGACTAGAAACCCCACGGGATGAAGTGGGCGAGGAATATCCGTCTGAAGAGCAGGTCGGACTTCCAGAAGGATCGGAAAAAGAGGTCGGACGGAAGGCAGAAGAGGAGGAAATGGAGAAATGTGAGAGATACATTGAATCAATGGAGACGAGGGAACAGAATGAGGACAGCGAGGGTGAAGAGGTGGTTGAGAAGGCAGAGCTGGAGGAAACAGTGGAAGGTGTTGATGAAGATAAGAAGGTGAAAGCCAAGGAAAAGGAAGACACACTCCACGATGAGCAAGAAGTCATTGCGAAACGAGATGAAGACTTACCTGAGCGCGATTCGCCCGCAGCTGAGGGGAAGCAAACTCCAACACCGGATGCCAAATTGGCGAAGACCAAGGAAGAGCCGATGCCAACGCCCGTGTTGCCCGCTCCTGGCGCGGTGGGCGAGCCCGTCTCCTACATCCAGGACGAGACCATCCCCGGCTATTCGGAGACGGAGCAAACGATTTCGGACGAGGAGATACACGACGAGCAAGAGGACCACATGTCCCACCTGAAGTACGAGGTGGACACTTACAACATCTCCGTGCCGGACGACACCAGGTCCTTCGATGCCGTCCACGGGATGAAGGAGATCAGAGCCATGGCGGCCAAGGGCTTTGTGAGGATGGAGCCCGAAATAGTGGTCTACCCCTCGGAGATGGCGGCGGCTCCGCTCGCTGAGGAGGAGCACATCTCCTCAGCGGCTTCAATCACCGAGTGCGATAAGATGTCTTCCTTCGCCACCTCCGTGGCCGAGGACCAGTCGGTGGCCTCGGTGACGGCGCCTCAGACCGAGGAGACGGGGAAGAGTTCCCTGATGCTGGATACCGTCAACAGCATGGCTTCCTCCAGGACAGAGGCCACCCAGGGCAGGGATTACATCCCGTCCGCGGGCACCATCTCCCCAACATCCTCGCTGGAGGAGGACAAGTACTTCAAGTCCCCGCCTTCCGAAGACTTCCGCCCCATTGCCGAGGCGGTTGCGAAGATGGGGGAAtgggaggaagaagaagaagaggaggaggatgatGAGGACCAGACGCCCAATGTTGAGATCCCCACCAAACTCAAAGAACAATACACAGCCATGTTCCCAGAAATGGGCACGCCGGCGCCCTTACTAGCAGCTGAGTTTACCGCTTACGACCAAACCACGGACCTTCAGGGCGTGGACAACAAGCCCAAGCATTCCTTGCACTTCGAGGATGACTTGCCGGATAGCAACGAGAAGTGTATCAGCCCCGACGAAAGCACGGTGAAAATGGCCTCGCCAACGCAGTCGGGACCCACCAGCGCCGGGCACACGCCGTTCCACCAATCGCCCGTCGAGGAGAGGACCGACTCCGTAGAGACGGAACTGGAGGACCAGGCTACACAGGAGGCTTCACTCTTCACCGAGGAGCCACTTCGAAGCGAAGATTTGTCAAGTTCTGGGCAAAGTCCACTTGGTGAGCTCCCACCCAAGCCTGTCTCCCAGGGCGAACTCGCCCTGCACTCTGACGTCTTCCAGCCTGGCCTGACTTCAAAAGAGGACATGATGCACTCTCCGGAGTTCCGAGCGATAGAGAAGATGGAGAAAGATGCACACGAAACGGAACACGCTGCAACTGAGAAGATGGAGAGGGACATTCAGGACTGGAAGCCTGCCCTGCCTAAGGCGGAGATACCCGAGGAGAAAGAGCCTGCCGCTGAAAAGGTTCGGGAAGAGTTCCTCAAGGAGAAAGAGGACATTGGAAAGATGGAAAAACCAGCAGAGAAATCTGCAACTCCTGAAGTCGTCCCAGCATCTAAACCCACAAAAGATGAGACGTTGTCTTTGGACGTTCTCAAGCAAGAACCAACATCTATCGAAAAGACGGTCAAAGAGGAAGCGTCCACCGTTCCCGATAAAATGACGAAAGAAAGTCCGGAGAAACAACCAGCGGCCGCTGAAATAGTCGAGCAAAAGGCGATCTCTCCTGACGAGGCAAAGAGCAAGGAGGAAGACCTGGGGAAGATCTCGCTTGACGTGGGAAAGAGTGAGAAAGTGAGAAGTGAGAAAGACGATTTGGACAAGAGACCTGGCGACGTTGGAAGCGTTGAACGAGAAATATCCGACAAGAAGTCCATCGACGATAATAAAGTCGAGCAGAAAGAATTGGAGAAGATCTCTCTCGATGTTGGAACTGGTGAGAAAGTGGAATTGAAGCACAAGGCTTTCGAAGATGAGCACATGGACAAAGATTTGCAGAGAAGAGCTGGAGATACTGACAAAATTCTTCACGAGGAATTGGAGAAAATGTCAACTGATGTTGGCAAGAGTAAGAAGGAAGAATTGAAGAAGGAAGAATCGGAAAAGGAAGTCTCCATTCACCATGGAGAGGAGGATAACGAGGAATTAAAGTCAACGCCTTTTGCCGTTGAACACCTGGAAAAGATTGACCATGAGGTGTCAGAGAAGACATCTATGGGTGCTGGAACATCCAAACCTGAGGAATTAggaaaaatatctattgattttGGAAAGAGTGAGAAAGAGGATATGGAAAAGGCACCTGGATATGtcggaaaggttgaacaaggaaTACAGGAGAAGTCTATTAATGACGGTAAAACTGAAGACAAGGAAATGAAACAGATGTCCATGGATATCGGAAAGACTGAGAAGACAGAAAATGGGAAGAAGGATTTGGAAAAGATACCTGGAGGTGTTGTGAAGATTGAAGAAGAGGCAGCAGTGAAGAAGCCTATTGGTGATGGAAAGATAGAATGTGAAGAGTTAGAGAAGGTTCCTGTGGATGTTGGCAAGATGGGGAAAGAGGATTTGGTAAAGGGAACTGAAGGTGTTGGGACAGTTGCACAAGAGACACCAGTGAAGAAGTCTAGCGATGATACTAAGATGGAAGACAAGCATTCGGAGAAAATCTCTTTAGATGTTGACACGACTGAGAAAGTGGGAAGTGAGAAAGAAGACTTGAAAAAAAGCCCTGGAGTTGTGGAAAAAACTGAACAGGAGGTCATGGAGAAGAAAACCATTGGCGATACTAAGATCGAACACAAGGCATTGGAGAAGACCTGTCCGGCTGTTGGAAGGATTGAACAGGAGGAGCTGGAACAGGAATCGTTCGATGTTGACAAGGTATCGAAACAGGACGTGGTGGCTGAAACGGGAAAGAAAGTTGAGGACGTTGAAAAGATGGATAAGGAACTTCCAGAGAAAAATGCTGAAGGGAAGGAAAAGGGCATCTTCCCGTCAAAGCCTCCAGATGTGCTGGAAAGTGGCATCGTGGCTTCTGGGGAAATGGGACAAGATCCAGAAAAGAGACCTGCGGATGTGGAGAAGACGGAAAAGTTTGTACTGGAAATTGAACGGACAACCGGAAAAGTGGACAAGGACATAGAGCAAAAGGTTTCCGTGGAatcgaaggacatgcaagagaaaCTGCAATCTATCACCCAGAAAATCTCCAGTGGTGATTCGGAACAGGGCTATGCAGCAACTGAAGATGTCCATTTTACATGTGGATACTTGCCAATTGTTACACCAGGTACATACCTCATTGAGATAGAAGACAAATTAAAAGATCAAGCAGAAAAAATAGCCGAGGCAATCTATTCATCCGAAGATGAAGATCTATCTGATATTATAGAGCTGATGCCAATCACAGGGAAGTTCTCAAAGCCAATAGACgaagaagaactttcaaagcaacCGATCTCTAAAGACATGACCCCAGCTGACAGTAAGGGCGTGGAGTTAAAAGAGACCAACTTGTTGCCATCTCTGTATCCAACGTGCGAGCCTGTGGCAGATGTTTCCACGGGTGGAATGACGCCGAAGGAACAAGTAACGGATGAAGCAGTGCCGGAAGGCATCGCCGCAAAACTACACACGGGGGAACCCCCACACACCAGCCCCACTGGGGAGCGAGTGTCCCCTTCAGAGACAGATGTGCGTTCCAGATGTGCGGTGATCGCCGACACACAACCTCCGGTCGATTACAGCAAATGGGATCCATCTTCCTACCAGTATTACTTGCAAGAGGATACCAAAGTTACCACTGCTCTGTCCCAAACGCCATCTCCAGAAGACCTGCCGAGTGAGATATTTATGGCCGAGGATCGGCTAGCCGGGAGCAAAGACAAGGAGACGGGCAGTGAGGCCAAGTATTCTTACTACACAGAGGAGTGGAAGGAGTCTACTGGCGGGGCTGACTATTCTTGGAGCGTTCCTGCCTCCGATGGTGCCTTTGACAAAGCCTCGGAGTCAAAGCCTTTGGCCGCGACTTCCCCACATCCAGAGGACTCGTGGACCGCAGCGAAGTCCACGCTCCCTGCCGACACCACCACAGTGGGGACAATTCTCAGCACATCCAAAGAATCAGCTGGAGAGGAGGACGTAAAGAAGTTGGGGGAAATcccgagagaagaggggaggacaTCTCAAGAACGTGCGTACCTTCCACCAGAGGGGAGTGTGCCCACTGACGTACTGAGAGAAAGCACGGCCCTGACTTATGGGAAGGTCTTCACGTCTGATGAACACATCTTCAGCCGGTCGACTCCTTCTCCGACCGAAGAACAAGACGTTCCTCTCACTCAGCTGGACTACCACGCTGCGATCTTCTCCGAGGCTAAGTGGAGCGGCACTGGGCTTCACACCGAGGACTCCCACACCTCCGTGAGGAAAGGATATTCCTCGACGGAGGGGTACAAGGACCTCGACGCTGGGATGAAGGCGTTTACTTGCGCCGAGGTGGACAAGACAAGCACGGTCTCGGGCCTCGAGGACCTCAGCGAGCCACAGAAGGAGGTTGAGCCTCGGGGCTTCCACCACCTATCGCGGCAGCTGGACTCACCGTTCGAGGTGGCGTGGGAGGCCAAGGAGACCGAGAGAGAACCTTCCCTCCGCATGTCACCAATAGAGAAGGAGCCCTCCTGGTCCGGCGCCCATTGTCCCGAACCCACGACACATGCGACACCTGCTGAGCAGGAAGCAAGGACAACGGGATTCTCCGAATTCCCAGAACCTCCCACGACTCTCCCCCCGACCTACAGAGATGTCTTGGCCACCTCTACGTGGTCGGACGCCAAGGGCAAGGAGCATTCTGGAGCGACACTGGAGCACAGCTTGGGCGAAGATATCCAGGCAGACTCCCTCAGCCCCGTCTCACCGGATGGAAGGAAGACGTCGAGTCTCAGCAGCCCCGAGTCCAAAGACAGCCTGTCGCCCTCGCTACCCTACGCGGTGGCACCGCGGCCAGACGCCAACGTGTTTGGGATCGGCGCGGCCAGGCAGAACGAGCCCGACTCCAACATCCTGAGCTACTACGAGAAGGAGGTGGAGGAGAGCAGCAGCGACTCGGAGCTGGAGAAAGGCGCCAAGGAAAAGTCGGAGAAGGAATCACCGGCGGGGCAGTGGGACACGGGGAAAGCTCCGAGCCTCGGAGTGCGAGCGGGAGCAGAGGGGCGAGCACGCACAATGTCTCCGTGCCCGGAGCAGTGGCTGGAGGAGAGACCTCGGGAGCAGAGCCCGGCCAAATGGGAGACGGACCACACCTCGCCCGGCCAGGTCGAGCGCGACCTCCCTTGTCCCACTGATCACAAGGACGTTCTGCACTATGGACTTGATTACCCCtgcaggagagaggaggagatggcCTCCACCACCGGGGAGAGGTCTACCATGGGTCAATTGGGGGGcactgggagagaggaggagcagaGACCCAGCAAAGACACGCACCTCGAGGGGCTGGTCAAGCTGCCATTCCCTGACTCGGACGTCCCGACCCAGGACGTCCCACGAACCACTGCCCAACCAGAGCACATTGACCACTCCTTCACCACCAAGGAGGCCGAGCCCTCTGGTGCTCAGTTTAAATACTCTTCCCACAGCGAGGAGAGAACGTTTGCCGCCCCTCTCCCACCCGAGGCCACGGGGGTGAAGGACGAATATTTGGAAGTATCTCAACAAGGGGCACCTACCCCCGGCTCCGCCCACGAACTCACGACCTGCCCGCAAGGAGCAGCGCCCGATGTCCAGGGTGGTCCGGAGATCCGACCCGTGGGGCAAGAAGCGGCCGCGGGGACGTTCCCCTCCCTGACCACCGGCCCCCCAGCTGCCGCCCCGGCGCGGAGTCTGGTCGAGGTTTCGCCGCTGGTTCCTGCCGACGAGGCACCGAGCCAGGCAGCCGAGACGGAAGAGCCGGGCCAGGCCCCCGCCGAGCACAGCCCAGGCTACCTTTGCGACATTGAAGACTCCACCTTGTCCTGCAGGGTCGAGTGTCAAAGGTCGGCCCCCAAACCCGAAGGAGAAGGGACGGGGACAGCTGCCGAGGGGGTGAAGGCGGTATCGGGGACAGAGGAGCCTCAGGCATCGGGTGTTGCCGCGGAGACCACACCGGCTGCCCGGCCTTCTTCGATCTCCTCGTCAGAGCGGGGCTCACCCTGGCCCTCCAAGGACGACCTGTCACCCTCCTTCATCAACCCCAGCCCCCAGCCGGAGTTGGAAGAGGGGGCGGTGGAAGGGAGCGGCCCCCAGAGCCGACCTCGGGCGCCCAGGCACCCGCGGGGGGCTCAGGACAGCCCACCCACCTCCGGCAGCGAGTCCCCCCCCCTCAACTCTGACTCCGACGTGCCCCCCGAGACAGAGGACTGCCCCTCCATCACGGCCGAGGCGCCCATCGACTCGGACGAAGAAGGAGACGTCCTGCCCGTCGACAAGAACAGCGGCCCCGGCCCGGACCCCCTGCCCGCCCCGGCCGCCGACCCCCAGCCGCTCCCCCCTCGCCCAGATGTCTGCATGGTGGACCCCGAGGTGCTGGGCCTCGAACCGGTCAAGCCGCTGAAGAAGGAGTTGAAGGACAAGGCCAAGGGCGCCCGCAAAACGGCCAAGTCCAAGGCCGCCTCGCCGGGCCGCAAGCTGGACCCCAAGACCAAGCACCCTGCCAAGCCTGCCTCGCCCAAGGACGCCAGCGAGAGGTCCCCCAAAGCAGCCTCCAccaagaagaaggagaaggaggcagCGGAGAAACCCAGCCGGGCCTCCAGGGCCAGCGAGACCCAGGCATCACGGGCCGAGGACAGGGATGACATCTCCAGGTCCAGCCAACCCACCCTAGGCAAAGCCCTGGTCAACGGCATCAAGCCTTCCTCAG